The proteins below are encoded in one region of Paenibacillus albus:
- a CDS encoding DUF1540 domain-containing protein encodes MAKDVLCEVNSCKHWAAGNNCNASSIYVVSNRGQQARNSEETDCKTFDPKI; translated from the coding sequence GACGTACTGTGCGAAGTGAACTCTTGCAAGCACTGGGCAGCAGGCAATAACTGCAATGCCTCTTCCATCTATGTTGTCAGCAACCGCGGTCAGCAAGCGAGAAACTCGGAAGAGACCGACTGCAAAACATTTGATCCAAAAATTTAA